A window from Salminus brasiliensis chromosome 7, fSalBra1.hap2, whole genome shotgun sequence encodes these proteins:
- the ift27 gene encoding intraflagellar transport protein 27 homolog has protein sequence MVKLRARCILVGDAAVGKSALSQMFRSDGAHFQKNYSMTAGVELLVKSLTIPETSDSVELYIYDSAGRETFAEACEKTWGQPSVVCVVFDISSLASFNSCSRWLERVRAHCNGLQVPGVLVGNKSDLSSRREVEETTAQDWAQSQGLQYHETSAKEMENCDAPFLSLAQAFYTLYQDRRQMIQTLS, from the exons GAGATGCGGCGGTGGGGAAAAGTGCCCTGTCTCAGATGTTCCGCAGCGACGGCGCCCACTTCCAGAAGAACTACAGCATG ACCGCTGGTGTGGAGCTGCTGGTGAAATCCCTGACCATTCCAGAGACCAGCGACAGTGTG GAGCTGTACATCTACGACTCGGCTGGACGGGAAACCTTTGCGGAAGCCTGTGAGAAAACG tggggGCAGCCTTCGGTGGTGTGCGTGGTGTTCGATATCAGCAGCCTGGCGTCCTTCAACAGCTGCAGCCGGTGGCTAGAGCGCGTCCGAGCACACTGTAATGGACTGCAGGTGCCAG GTGTGCTGGTTGGGAATAAGTCAGACCTGTCCTCAAGGAGAGAGGTGGAAGAGACCACGGCGCAGGATTGGGCTCAAAGCCAGGGGCTCCAATACCACGAgacttcagct aaggagatggagaactGTGATGCCCCCTTTTTGAGTTTAGCCCAAGCCTTCTACACACTCTATCAGGACCGCAGGCAGATGATTCAGACCCTCAGCTGA